The sequence below is a genomic window from Deinococcus terrestris.
CTCGGGTTGCACAGAGGTGTTCCTGCTGGGCCGGAATCCGTAATACGGGCCAAAAAGCCTGCCCCAGAGGCGACCCAAGGCAGGCCGCAGGGACAGAGGGTCATCCCAGCGCCTGCATGTTGATCGAGCGTGCCAGCCCTGTCAGTTTCAGGTCGGTCGCCTTTTCCTCGTCCTCGGTGGTCTGGAGGAGCGCGGCGTCCTGGGTGCGGCCCAGCAGCTCGGCGTAGGTCCGCAGGGTGCCGTAGGCGGCGATCTCGTAGTGCTCGGCCCGCTGGGCGGCGGCGATCAGTCCCGCGTCGCGCACGGCGGGGTCGGCCTTTTTCTCCACCATTTCCCGCGCCTCCGCGACGAGGCCCTGCATGGCCTTGCAGGTCACGCCGCCGGGCTGCGCTCCCAGGCCCCCCAGAATCTGCTCCAGTCGCCCGATCTGCTCGCGGGTCTGTCCGGCGTGCAGCTCGAAGCCCTCTTTCAGCTCCGGCGTACCCGCCGCCTGCGCCATCTCGTCCAGCGCTTCCAGAAGCTGATGCTCGGCCGAGTACACGTCCTGAAGCTGCTCGGTGTAGAGGTCTTGCAGGTCGGTCATCTTCATGCTCAGGCTCTGTCCGGTCATGGGGCCATCTTCGCCCCGGCCCCGGCGAGGGGTGTGGGCCGGGCGTGAAGTCCCGCTACACTCCCCCTCATGTCTTGGATCAAGCACCTCCAGGTCGGCGAGGCCGACGTGTATTCCCTCACCGACGGGCAGTTCCGTCTCGACGGCGGCGCGATGTTCGGCAGCGTGCCCAGGGTGCTGTGGGAGCGCGTCTCGCCTGCCGACGAGCTGAACCGCATCCGGCTGCGGATCAATCCGCTGCTGATCCGCCTCGGCGGCGAGAACATCCTCGTGGAGACGGGCTTCTGGGACCAGGGCGGCGAGAAGTTCGAGGCGATGTACGGCCTCGACCGCGACGAGACGGTCTTCCGGGGCCTCTCGGAAGTCGGCCTGACCCCGGATGACATCGGCCTCGTGATCAACACCCACCTCCACTTCGACCATGCCGGGCGCAACGTGACCCCGGCGGGCGAGCCGACCTTCCCGAACGCCCGCTACGTGGTGCAGCGGCAGGAACTCCACGACGCGACCCACACCCACGAACGCAGCCGCGCGAGCTACGTGGCCGAGTACATCGAGCCGCTGCGGGATGCCGGGCTGTACGAGGCCGTCGACGGCGAGCACGAGCTGCGGCCCGGCCTGGGCGTGCTGCCGCTGCCGGGGCACAACCTCGGGCAGCAGGGGGTGGTGCTGCGTTCGGGCGGGGAGACGCTGGTGTACACGGCGGACCTCGTGCCTACGCTGGCGCATGTGCCGCTGCCCTACATCATGGGCTATGACCTCTACCCGGTGACCACGCTGGAGACGCGCAAGAGGTATTACGGCGAGTGGTTCGAGTCCGGAGCGATTCTCTGCACCCCGCATGACCCCGGCGTGGCCTTCGCCCGGCTGGAGGAGGGGAAGAAGGGGGGCTTCGTGGGGGTAGCTCTGAACGGGTAAACCCCCTCCGGGCTGGAGGGGGCAGGGAGGGGTGAGGGGGTCAGCGCAGGATGGAGAGGAAGCTCTGCCGGTTGCCGTCCACGTAGTCGGCAGTCAGAAAGGCGAGGCCGCCGCCGTTCAGGGGCACGCCCGCCGGAACCTCCCCGAGCTGCACGCGGGTGGCCGTGCCGGTGCGGGCGTCGATGCGGAAGATGCTGGTGTAGTCGGCACCCCACAGCACGTCGGGGTTCTGGCGGTCGAAGCCGAACAGCCGCTCGACCCGCAGGTCGTTGAAGGTGGTGACGCTGCCGTCGGCGTTCAGGCGCTTGACCGAGCCGTACTGGGTCAGCCACACGCTTCCCGCGTCACTGACCGCCACGCTGCCGCCCTGCTCGGACACGTCGGCCCCCAGCGGCCTCACGGTGCCCGCCTGGGTGTCGATCCGCAGTGCGGCGGTGGAGTAGGCGGGCAGGTAGACCAGGGTCTTGCCGTCGCCGCTCGCCACGAGGCGGCCCTGCTGACCGTAGTTAGCCTTGTCGTCCACCACGACGACCTCGCCCGCCCCGGTCCCGGTGCCGGGCGTCCAGCGGACCAGCGCGGTGCGGGTGCCGCCGGTGGGCTCGGAAACGCGCTGCACGAACCACACCCGGCCCTGGGCGTCGGCCACGCCACCAAAAAGCCCGGTCGGCCGGGGCAGCAGGGTGACCTCGCCCGCCGCTGTGATGCGGGCCACCCGCTCGTCCGTACCTGCGGCCAGCACGTCCCCGCCGGGCAGCGCGGTCAGGCTCCCGACCCCAAAGGGCACCGTCGCCCTGGCCCCGGCCTGAAGGCCCACGTAGCGGGTCAGGTCGGTCACGTAGGCCGAGGTCGCGGAGTCGAAGCGGCCCCCGCTCACCAGCCAGACGCCGTCGCCCGAGGGGACGAGCTGGCTCGCCGAGCCGACGGCCACGCGGGCCGGGCGCACCGTGAGCTGCACGGTGTTCGGTCCCTGGGGGGGGCCGCCCTGCGGCGAGGACACCCGCACGGTGGCCGTCGCAGGGGCAGCGTCCGCAGCGACCGTCAGCGGGATGGTCACGGTGGTGGTCGTTCCCGGCGTGACCTGCACGGTCACGGGCTGAGCGCTCACGCCCGCGGGGAGGTCGCTGACCGTCACGGTAGTGGAGCCGCTGAAGCCTTCCACGCTGGCGAGGTTCACCTTCAGCCCGGCGGTGGTGCCGGGGTACACGTACAGCCCACCCATGTGCTCGCTCGCCACGGTTACGCTCACGCTGGGAGCGATGACCCGCAGGCTGGGCAGGGTGCCGCCGCCGACCTCGCGCCCGCCCTGCTTGACGACGACGTTGAACACGCCGCTGTACGCCGGGGCGTTCGCGGCCGCCGTGAAGGTCAGGCGGGTAACCACCGCCTGCGCGGCGAGGCGGGCCACAGCCGCGCGGCTCTGGGTGCCCTGGGCACCGAGGGGGGACAGGTTGAGGGTCGACGGGGTGACCGTTACCCCGGGAACGTTGGTTTCCAGGGTGACGGTGCCGCTGATGCCCCCCATCTGCTCCAGCACCGCCTCACGGGTCACGGACGCTCCGGCCCGGAGGCTGATCTCGGAGAGGTCGTCGAAGTAGATATTCAGCCGCTCGTCGGCCCGGTTGAAGGCCAGGGTGACGCGGGCGCCGGGGGCCACGTTGCGGACGCGCAGGGTCTGCTGCTGGGGGCCGACCGGCTTGACTTCAATCGCGTTCCATCCCGCCCTCAGGGTGAGGTCGAGGTCGAGCTCAACGGACCCGCAGTCGGCGGTGCCCCTGAAGGTGGCCGCCTGCGCCGCGTAGATCCGCTGAACCGGGCGGCCGTCGGTCGTCTCCTC
It includes:
- a CDS encoding YciE/YciF ferroxidase family protein, with the protein product MTGQSLSMKMTDLQDLYTEQLQDVYSAEHQLLEALDEMAQAAGTPELKEGFELHAGQTREQIGRLEQILGGLGAQPGGVTCKAMQGLVAEAREMVEKKADPAVRDAGLIAAAQRAEHYEIAAYGTLRTYAELLGRTQDAALLQTTEDEEKATDLKLTGLARSINMQALG
- a CDS encoding MBL fold metallo-hydrolase, giving the protein MSWIKHLQVGEADVYSLTDGQFRLDGGAMFGSVPRVLWERVSPADELNRIRLRINPLLIRLGGENILVETGFWDQGGEKFEAMYGLDRDETVFRGLSEVGLTPDDIGLVINTHLHFDHAGRNVTPAGEPTFPNARYVVQRQELHDATHTHERSRASYVAEYIEPLRDAGLYEAVDGEHELRPGLGVLPLPGHNLGQQGVVLRSGGETLVYTADLVPTLAHVPLPYIMGYDLYPVTTLETRKRYYGEWFESGAILCTPHDPGVAFARLEEGKKGGFVGVALNG
- a CDS encoding SMP-30/gluconolactonase/LRE family protein encodes the protein MKTLPLTSALLGLTVLLTACPGPGKERPDPSPTTYTLTLKVEGVPQAPVTVLNDTTKAEAFSGPVAGSKTLTLKAGEVFRVEGGAANGYVTPAAQTVTLDGNETVTLTYRAAAQPGMALDPARLQGTLSGWTLGAGEVAAYFSESDTVLDLTPATVTAAGAVNGALPRPPEVAPLLGECVFTGSRSVADVGVEFPELGVFSRSGDFLGTVSEETTDGRPVQRIYAAQAATFRGTADCGSVELDLDLTLRAGWNAIEVKPVGPQQQTLRVRNVAPGARVTLAFNRADERLNIYFDDLSEISLRAGASVTREAVLEQMGGISGTVTLETNVPGVTVTPSTLNLSPLGAQGTQSRAAVARLAAQAVVTRLTFTAAANAPAYSGVFNVVVKQGGREVGGGTLPSLRVIAPSVSVTVASEHMGGLYVYPGTTAGLKVNLASVEGFSGSTTVTVSDLPAGVSAQPVTVQVTPGTTTTVTIPLTVAADAAPATATVRVSSPQGGPPQGPNTVQLTVRPARVAVGSASQLVPSGDGVWLVSGGRFDSATSAYVTDLTRYVGLQAGARATVPFGVGSLTALPGGDVLAAGTDERVARITAAGEVTLLPRPTGLFGGVADAQGRVWFVQRVSEPTGGTRTALVRWTPGTGTGAGEVVVVDDKANYGQQGRLVASGDGKTLVYLPAYSTAALRIDTQAGTVRPLGADVSEQGGSVAVSDAGSVWLTQYGSVKRLNADGSVTTFNDLRVERLFGFDRQNPDVLWGADYTSIFRIDARTGTATRVQLGEVPAGVPLNGGGLAFLTADYVDGNRQSFLSILR